A region of Asterias amurensis chromosome 20, ASM3211899v1 DNA encodes the following proteins:
- the LOC139952073 gene encoding uncharacterized protein isoform X1, which yields MNTSSSEGSSRGVGRKKRKKKRGSSMNRVHPEGSSGEVSLQQSGYVDEPEMAKGREKSNNNNVQQDRKLTIDNAADAFNVMSNVKKGAERFKGLSCRRRQRGGDANVGYSRKGMGIDDSIMPQPLQRNRFNEALISYFARMARSDSDEEIIDLEFVQQMLDSGADITCTDKHGQTVLHEAVRVWEIDVALFLLARGAKVNQKDRFGRTPLHVAAAVNYPEMVMMLLDNDYENADIEVLTDGELQTPLHFAARNDANMALKTLLKQGANLHARDYKGRTPLQVAAELDRSETARQLLELGSDASDMDKSGQTSLVLLISKMPAVAKEGLDQFHQCDRANRKQYYDHHYVEPIGPDDPKPKSRSAIQVIVQYNQLELITHPVIKRLLHVKWVKFGRRGACIQALLNFIFILLWTVVAVTLREDNLERYNLPADTWRIVIWILSLLITVYMIILELQEFFTSKKKFQRWKQWREGEIEKDLEFCHPQWPQEKNFLLQEKEEINNQSPAYFSEFWNYFDWIVYCLLLIFNGMFIASQFIPDGMSHDRLVGFTRRFMAISIILIWLRFMKTARAFKSIGPFIVMLGHILGDVVKFGFLYLEFYIPYACAFWMIFGNNDTIPSMQTVDSLLFSLFRITLVDDYEYDEMHKCDTVMAYILVSTFLFLSALLCINLLIALLSDTFQRVYDNANSNAAMQQASIILGIEEGLSKKQLRKFRRHIHEKAGPEVLYYDDDQTVEGESDLKKVTFQIKDELDDMKEHLFSHLNIGGLRKNNGDSLDDLAEHLHDNQSHLQDSEAVNVRTLQEELTRLGERQQRSNRNVQKQLKTMNEILQALLIAQSASQGAPGPINPGGGVTPRPPIYITQPSLPTGTLGDLDENEYELSRMPRYVGRHRPVLSPLIQRSRSSTQSSVDNSLATQRTFLETDGSQPVTQVDNFAMEAVNKERLKVFREERKKKLKQRKQQEDYLQQQQAEVMIPMSEVKEGQDDHEIKAPSELSRQMTREEDELLDLVKFRTIDKDIEKQQEMSDDNDTKA from the exons ATGAATACCAGTTCATCGGAAGGATCATCACGAGGTGTCGGTCGAAAGAAACGCAAAAAGAAAAGAGGCTCCAGTATGAATCGTGTACATCCTGAAGGGTCAAGTGGGGAGGTCAGCCTCCAACAGAGTGGTTACGTTGATGAACCAGAGATGGCCAAGGGAAGAGAAAAgtcaaacaacaacaatgtcCAGCAAGAT AGAAAATTGACAATTGACAATGCTGCTGATGCTTTCAACGTCATGTCCAACGTCAAGAAAGGGGCGGAGCGGTTTAAAGGACTGAGTTGCAGAAGGAGACAAAGGGGAGGAGATGCAA ATGTTGGATATTCTCGTAAAGGCATGGGGATCGATGACAGCATAATGCCGCAGCCCTTACAGCGCAATCGCTTCAACGAGGCTTTGATCTCGTACTTTGCGAGGATGGCTCGCTCGGACAGTGATGAGGAAATTATCGACCTGGAGTTTGTGCAGCAAATGTTAGACAGTGGTGCTGATATTACCTGTACAGATAAACATGGACAGACTGTGCTTCATGAG GCTGTAAGAGTTTGGGAGATCGATGTTGCATTGTTTCTCCTCGCAAGGGGCGCCAAGGTTAACCAGAAAGATCGCTTTGGACGAACCCCTCTCCATGTAGCCGCAGCAGTCAACTACCCTGAAATGGTCATGATGCTGCTAGACAATGACTATGAAAACG CTGACATAGAAGTTTTAACTGATGGagagcttcaaacaccattgcATTTTGCTGCTCGAAACGATGCCAACATGGCTCTAAAAACCTTACTGAAGCAAGGCGCCAATTTACATGCAAGAGACTATAAAGGAAGAACACCTCTTCAAGTTGCCGCGGAGTTGG ATCGAAGTGAGACAGCGAGGCAGCTTCTTGAGCTAGGGTCGGACGCATCAGACATGGATAAATCTGGACAGACGTCATTGGTGTTACTCATCAGCAAGATGCCTGCTGTT GCAAAAGAAGGATTAGACCAATTTCATCAATGTGACCGAGCTAATCGAAAGCAGTACTATGACCATCATTATGTGGAACCAATTGGCCCTGACGACCCTAAGCCAAAATCAAGATCTGCT ATTCAGGTCATAGTTCAATACAACCAGTTAGAGCTGATTACACATCCGGTCATCAAAAGACTCTTGCATGTCAAATGGGTCAAGTTCGGTCG GCGTGGTGCATGCATTCAAGCCCTGCTTAACTTCATCTTCATTTTACTGTGGACTGTAGTAGCAGTTACGCTGCGTGAGGATAATTTAGAAAGATACAACCTGCCTGCTGATACATGGAGAATTGTTATCTGG ATTTTGAGTTTACTGATCACTGTGTACATGATCATTCTAGAACTGCAAGAATTCTTCACATCCAAAAAGAAATTTCAG aGATGGAAACAGTGGAGGGAAGGTGAAATAGAGAAAGATCTTGAGTTTTGTCATCCGCAGTGGCCTCAGGAGAAAAACTTCCTCCttcaagaaaaagaagaaattaatAACCAAAGCCCGGCCTACTTCAGTGAATTCTG GAACTACTTTGATTGGATCGTGTACTGTTTACTTCTCATCTTTAACGGCATGTTTATCGCCAGCCAATTTATCCCAGATGGAATGTCTCATGATAGGCTGGTCGGCTTCACTCGTCGTTTCATGGCCATTTCAATCATCTTGATCTGGTTACGCTTCATGAAAACTGCCAGGGCTTTCAAATCAATCG GACCATTTATTGTGATGTTGGGACACATCTTGGGAGATGTGGTCAAGTTTGGTTTTCTTTACTTGGAGTTCTACATTCCATATG cGTGTGCATTTTGGATGATCTTTGGAAACAATGACACGATCCCATCGATGCAAACAGTCGACAGCTTATTGTTCTCTCTCTTTAGGATAACACTGGTTGATGACTATGAATATGAC GAAATGCATAAATGCGATACTGTAATGGCTTACATACTTGTCAGTACATTCCTCTTTCTATCAGCTTTACTGTGCATCAATCTGCTTATTGCGTTGCTATCGGACACGTTCCAAAG AGTTTATGACAACGCCAACTCCAACGCTGCAATGCAACAGGCCTCTATCATCCTAGGAATAGAAGAGGGCCTCAGCAAAAAGCAACTGCGGAAATTCCGTCGCCACATCCACGAAAAGGCTGGTCCCGAAGTCCTCTACTATGATGATGACCAGACAGTGGAAGGGGAATCAGACTTGAAGAAAGTTACATTCCAAATTAAG GACGAACTGGATGACATGAAAGAACACCTCTTCAGCCATTTAAATATTGGAGGACTCCGCAAAAATAATGGG GATTCCCTGGATGATCTCGCTGAGCATCTCCACGATAACCAGAGTCATCTTCAAGATTCTGAGGCAGTGAATGTCAGGACCTTACAGGAGGAGCTGACAAGGTTAGGAGAGAGGCAGCAGAGGTCAAATCGTAATGTTCAGAAGCAGCTCAAGACAATGAACGAAATCTTGCAAGCTCTATTGATTGCGCAATCAGCATCACAAG GAGCCCCTGGGCCCATCAACCCAGGAGGAGGAGTAACCCCACGACCTCCCATCTACATCACCCAGCCCAGCTTACCCACCGGTACACTCGGAGACTTGGACGAGAATGAGTATGAGTTATCCAGAATGCCAAGATATGTCGGGAGACATCGTCCTGTTCTGAGTCCATTAATACAACGATCAAGAAGTAGTACTCAAAG CTCAGTGGATAACAGTCTTGCCACACAGAGAACGTTTCTCGAGACCGATGGCTCTCAACCTGTCACACAAGTTGATAACTTCGCAATGGAAGCAGTCAATAAGGAAAG ACTAAAAGTTTTCCGCGAGGAGAGAAAGAAGAAACTTAAGCAGCGGAAACAGCAAGAGGACTACCTGCAACAGCAACAGGCAGAGGTCATGATCCCAATGTCAGAGGTCAAAGAAGGTCAAGACGATCATGAAATTAAAGCGCCAAGTGAACTGAGTCGGCAGATGACTAGAGAAGAAGACGAGTTGTTGGACTTGGTCAAGTTTAGGACCATTGATAAG GACATTGAGAAGCAGCAAGAGATGTCAGATGACAATGACACTAAAGCTTAG
- the LOC139952073 gene encoding uncharacterized protein isoform X2, producing the protein MNTSSSEGSSRGVGRKKRKKKRGSSMNRVHPEGSSGEVSLQQSGYVDEPEMAKGREKSNNNNVQQDRKLTIDNAADAFNVMSNVKKGAERFKGLSCRRRQRGGDASMGIDDSIMPQPLQRNRFNEALISYFARMARSDSDEEIIDLEFVQQMLDSGADITCTDKHGQTVLHEAVRVWEIDVALFLLARGAKVNQKDRFGRTPLHVAAAVNYPEMVMMLLDNDYENADIEVLTDGELQTPLHFAARNDANMALKTLLKQGANLHARDYKGRTPLQVAAELDRSETARQLLELGSDASDMDKSGQTSLVLLISKMPAVAKEGLDQFHQCDRANRKQYYDHHYVEPIGPDDPKPKSRSAIQVIVQYNQLELITHPVIKRLLHVKWVKFGRRGACIQALLNFIFILLWTVVAVTLREDNLERYNLPADTWRIVIWILSLLITVYMIILELQEFFTSKKKFQRWKQWREGEIEKDLEFCHPQWPQEKNFLLQEKEEINNQSPAYFSEFWNYFDWIVYCLLLIFNGMFIASQFIPDGMSHDRLVGFTRRFMAISIILIWLRFMKTARAFKSIGPFIVMLGHILGDVVKFGFLYLEFYIPYACAFWMIFGNNDTIPSMQTVDSLLFSLFRITLVDDYEYDEMHKCDTVMAYILVSTFLFLSALLCINLLIALLSDTFQRVYDNANSNAAMQQASIILGIEEGLSKKQLRKFRRHIHEKAGPEVLYYDDDQTVEGESDLKKVTFQIKDELDDMKEHLFSHLNIGGLRKNNGDSLDDLAEHLHDNQSHLQDSEAVNVRTLQEELTRLGERQQRSNRNVQKQLKTMNEILQALLIAQSASQGAPGPINPGGGVTPRPPIYITQPSLPTGTLGDLDENEYELSRMPRYVGRHRPVLSPLIQRSRSSTQSSVDNSLATQRTFLETDGSQPVTQVDNFAMEAVNKERLKVFREERKKKLKQRKQQEDYLQQQQAEVMIPMSEVKEGQDDHEIKAPSELSRQMTREEDELLDLVKFRTIDKDIEKQQEMSDDNDTKA; encoded by the exons ATGAATACCAGTTCATCGGAAGGATCATCACGAGGTGTCGGTCGAAAGAAACGCAAAAAGAAAAGAGGCTCCAGTATGAATCGTGTACATCCTGAAGGGTCAAGTGGGGAGGTCAGCCTCCAACAGAGTGGTTACGTTGATGAACCAGAGATGGCCAAGGGAAGAGAAAAgtcaaacaacaacaatgtcCAGCAAGAT AGAAAATTGACAATTGACAATGCTGCTGATGCTTTCAACGTCATGTCCAACGTCAAGAAAGGGGCGGAGCGGTTTAAAGGACTGAGTTGCAGAAGGAGACAAAGGGGAGGAGATGCAA GCATGGGGATCGATGACAGCATAATGCCGCAGCCCTTACAGCGCAATCGCTTCAACGAGGCTTTGATCTCGTACTTTGCGAGGATGGCTCGCTCGGACAGTGATGAGGAAATTATCGACCTGGAGTTTGTGCAGCAAATGTTAGACAGTGGTGCTGATATTACCTGTACAGATAAACATGGACAGACTGTGCTTCATGAG GCTGTAAGAGTTTGGGAGATCGATGTTGCATTGTTTCTCCTCGCAAGGGGCGCCAAGGTTAACCAGAAAGATCGCTTTGGACGAACCCCTCTCCATGTAGCCGCAGCAGTCAACTACCCTGAAATGGTCATGATGCTGCTAGACAATGACTATGAAAACG CTGACATAGAAGTTTTAACTGATGGagagcttcaaacaccattgcATTTTGCTGCTCGAAACGATGCCAACATGGCTCTAAAAACCTTACTGAAGCAAGGCGCCAATTTACATGCAAGAGACTATAAAGGAAGAACACCTCTTCAAGTTGCCGCGGAGTTGG ATCGAAGTGAGACAGCGAGGCAGCTTCTTGAGCTAGGGTCGGACGCATCAGACATGGATAAATCTGGACAGACGTCATTGGTGTTACTCATCAGCAAGATGCCTGCTGTT GCAAAAGAAGGATTAGACCAATTTCATCAATGTGACCGAGCTAATCGAAAGCAGTACTATGACCATCATTATGTGGAACCAATTGGCCCTGACGACCCTAAGCCAAAATCAAGATCTGCT ATTCAGGTCATAGTTCAATACAACCAGTTAGAGCTGATTACACATCCGGTCATCAAAAGACTCTTGCATGTCAAATGGGTCAAGTTCGGTCG GCGTGGTGCATGCATTCAAGCCCTGCTTAACTTCATCTTCATTTTACTGTGGACTGTAGTAGCAGTTACGCTGCGTGAGGATAATTTAGAAAGATACAACCTGCCTGCTGATACATGGAGAATTGTTATCTGG ATTTTGAGTTTACTGATCACTGTGTACATGATCATTCTAGAACTGCAAGAATTCTTCACATCCAAAAAGAAATTTCAG aGATGGAAACAGTGGAGGGAAGGTGAAATAGAGAAAGATCTTGAGTTTTGTCATCCGCAGTGGCCTCAGGAGAAAAACTTCCTCCttcaagaaaaagaagaaattaatAACCAAAGCCCGGCCTACTTCAGTGAATTCTG GAACTACTTTGATTGGATCGTGTACTGTTTACTTCTCATCTTTAACGGCATGTTTATCGCCAGCCAATTTATCCCAGATGGAATGTCTCATGATAGGCTGGTCGGCTTCACTCGTCGTTTCATGGCCATTTCAATCATCTTGATCTGGTTACGCTTCATGAAAACTGCCAGGGCTTTCAAATCAATCG GACCATTTATTGTGATGTTGGGACACATCTTGGGAGATGTGGTCAAGTTTGGTTTTCTTTACTTGGAGTTCTACATTCCATATG cGTGTGCATTTTGGATGATCTTTGGAAACAATGACACGATCCCATCGATGCAAACAGTCGACAGCTTATTGTTCTCTCTCTTTAGGATAACACTGGTTGATGACTATGAATATGAC GAAATGCATAAATGCGATACTGTAATGGCTTACATACTTGTCAGTACATTCCTCTTTCTATCAGCTTTACTGTGCATCAATCTGCTTATTGCGTTGCTATCGGACACGTTCCAAAG AGTTTATGACAACGCCAACTCCAACGCTGCAATGCAACAGGCCTCTATCATCCTAGGAATAGAAGAGGGCCTCAGCAAAAAGCAACTGCGGAAATTCCGTCGCCACATCCACGAAAAGGCTGGTCCCGAAGTCCTCTACTATGATGATGACCAGACAGTGGAAGGGGAATCAGACTTGAAGAAAGTTACATTCCAAATTAAG GACGAACTGGATGACATGAAAGAACACCTCTTCAGCCATTTAAATATTGGAGGACTCCGCAAAAATAATGGG GATTCCCTGGATGATCTCGCTGAGCATCTCCACGATAACCAGAGTCATCTTCAAGATTCTGAGGCAGTGAATGTCAGGACCTTACAGGAGGAGCTGACAAGGTTAGGAGAGAGGCAGCAGAGGTCAAATCGTAATGTTCAGAAGCAGCTCAAGACAATGAACGAAATCTTGCAAGCTCTATTGATTGCGCAATCAGCATCACAAG GAGCCCCTGGGCCCATCAACCCAGGAGGAGGAGTAACCCCACGACCTCCCATCTACATCACCCAGCCCAGCTTACCCACCGGTACACTCGGAGACTTGGACGAGAATGAGTATGAGTTATCCAGAATGCCAAGATATGTCGGGAGACATCGTCCTGTTCTGAGTCCATTAATACAACGATCAAGAAGTAGTACTCAAAG CTCAGTGGATAACAGTCTTGCCACACAGAGAACGTTTCTCGAGACCGATGGCTCTCAACCTGTCACACAAGTTGATAACTTCGCAATGGAAGCAGTCAATAAGGAAAG ACTAAAAGTTTTCCGCGAGGAGAGAAAGAAGAAACTTAAGCAGCGGAAACAGCAAGAGGACTACCTGCAACAGCAACAGGCAGAGGTCATGATCCCAATGTCAGAGGTCAAAGAAGGTCAAGACGATCATGAAATTAAAGCGCCAAGTGAACTGAGTCGGCAGATGACTAGAGAAGAAGACGAGTTGTTGGACTTGGTCAAGTTTAGGACCATTGATAAG GACATTGAGAAGCAGCAAGAGATGTCAGATGACAATGACACTAAAGCTTAG
- the LOC139952073 gene encoding uncharacterized protein isoform X3 produces the protein MNTSSSEGSSRGVGRKKRKKKRGSSMNRVHPEGSSGEVSLQQSGYVDEPEMAKGREKSNNNNVQQDRKLTIDNAADAFNVMSNVKKGAERFKGLSCRRRQRGGDANVGYSRKGMGIDDSIMPQPLQRNRFNEALISYFARMARSDSDEEIIDLEFVQQMLDSGADITCTDKHGQTVLHEAVRVWEIDVALFLLARGAKVNQKDRFGRTPLHVAAAVNYPEMVMMLLDNDYENADIEVLTDGELQTPLHFAARNDANMALKTLLKQGANLHARDYKGRTPLQVAAELDRSETARQLLELGSDASDMDKSGQTSLVLLISKMPAVAKEGLDQFHQCDRANRKQYYDHHYVEPIGPDDPKPKSRSAIQVIVQYNQLELITHPVIKRLLHVKWVKFGRRGACIQALLNFIFILLWTVVAVTLREDNLERYNLPADTWRIVIWILSLLITVYMIILELQEFFTSKKKFQRWKQWREGEIEKDLEFCHPQWPQEKNFLLQEKEEINNQSPAYFSEFWNYFDWIVYCLLLIFNGMFIASQFIPDGMSHDRLVGFTRRFMAISIILIWLRFMKTARAFKSIGPFIVMLGHILGDVVKFGFLYLEFYIPYACAFWMIFGNNDTIPSMQTVDSLLFSLFRITLVDDYEYDEMHKCDTVMAYILVSTFLFLSALLCINLLIALLSDTFQRVYDNANSNAAMQQASIILGIEEGLSKKQLRKFRRHIHEKAGPEVLYYDDDQTVEGESDLKKVTFQIKDSLDDLAEHLHDNQSHLQDSEAVNVRTLQEELTRLGERQQRSNRNVQKQLKTMNEILQALLIAQSASQGAPGPINPGGGVTPRPPIYITQPSLPTGTLGDLDENEYELSRMPRYVGRHRPVLSPLIQRSRSSTQSSVDNSLATQRTFLETDGSQPVTQVDNFAMEAVNKERLKVFREERKKKLKQRKQQEDYLQQQQAEVMIPMSEVKEGQDDHEIKAPSELSRQMTREEDELLDLVKFRTIDKDIEKQQEMSDDNDTKA, from the exons ATGAATACCAGTTCATCGGAAGGATCATCACGAGGTGTCGGTCGAAAGAAACGCAAAAAGAAAAGAGGCTCCAGTATGAATCGTGTACATCCTGAAGGGTCAAGTGGGGAGGTCAGCCTCCAACAGAGTGGTTACGTTGATGAACCAGAGATGGCCAAGGGAAGAGAAAAgtcaaacaacaacaatgtcCAGCAAGAT AGAAAATTGACAATTGACAATGCTGCTGATGCTTTCAACGTCATGTCCAACGTCAAGAAAGGGGCGGAGCGGTTTAAAGGACTGAGTTGCAGAAGGAGACAAAGGGGAGGAGATGCAA ATGTTGGATATTCTCGTAAAGGCATGGGGATCGATGACAGCATAATGCCGCAGCCCTTACAGCGCAATCGCTTCAACGAGGCTTTGATCTCGTACTTTGCGAGGATGGCTCGCTCGGACAGTGATGAGGAAATTATCGACCTGGAGTTTGTGCAGCAAATGTTAGACAGTGGTGCTGATATTACCTGTACAGATAAACATGGACAGACTGTGCTTCATGAG GCTGTAAGAGTTTGGGAGATCGATGTTGCATTGTTTCTCCTCGCAAGGGGCGCCAAGGTTAACCAGAAAGATCGCTTTGGACGAACCCCTCTCCATGTAGCCGCAGCAGTCAACTACCCTGAAATGGTCATGATGCTGCTAGACAATGACTATGAAAACG CTGACATAGAAGTTTTAACTGATGGagagcttcaaacaccattgcATTTTGCTGCTCGAAACGATGCCAACATGGCTCTAAAAACCTTACTGAAGCAAGGCGCCAATTTACATGCAAGAGACTATAAAGGAAGAACACCTCTTCAAGTTGCCGCGGAGTTGG ATCGAAGTGAGACAGCGAGGCAGCTTCTTGAGCTAGGGTCGGACGCATCAGACATGGATAAATCTGGACAGACGTCATTGGTGTTACTCATCAGCAAGATGCCTGCTGTT GCAAAAGAAGGATTAGACCAATTTCATCAATGTGACCGAGCTAATCGAAAGCAGTACTATGACCATCATTATGTGGAACCAATTGGCCCTGACGACCCTAAGCCAAAATCAAGATCTGCT ATTCAGGTCATAGTTCAATACAACCAGTTAGAGCTGATTACACATCCGGTCATCAAAAGACTCTTGCATGTCAAATGGGTCAAGTTCGGTCG GCGTGGTGCATGCATTCAAGCCCTGCTTAACTTCATCTTCATTTTACTGTGGACTGTAGTAGCAGTTACGCTGCGTGAGGATAATTTAGAAAGATACAACCTGCCTGCTGATACATGGAGAATTGTTATCTGG ATTTTGAGTTTACTGATCACTGTGTACATGATCATTCTAGAACTGCAAGAATTCTTCACATCCAAAAAGAAATTTCAG aGATGGAAACAGTGGAGGGAAGGTGAAATAGAGAAAGATCTTGAGTTTTGTCATCCGCAGTGGCCTCAGGAGAAAAACTTCCTCCttcaagaaaaagaagaaattaatAACCAAAGCCCGGCCTACTTCAGTGAATTCTG GAACTACTTTGATTGGATCGTGTACTGTTTACTTCTCATCTTTAACGGCATGTTTATCGCCAGCCAATTTATCCCAGATGGAATGTCTCATGATAGGCTGGTCGGCTTCACTCGTCGTTTCATGGCCATTTCAATCATCTTGATCTGGTTACGCTTCATGAAAACTGCCAGGGCTTTCAAATCAATCG GACCATTTATTGTGATGTTGGGACACATCTTGGGAGATGTGGTCAAGTTTGGTTTTCTTTACTTGGAGTTCTACATTCCATATG cGTGTGCATTTTGGATGATCTTTGGAAACAATGACACGATCCCATCGATGCAAACAGTCGACAGCTTATTGTTCTCTCTCTTTAGGATAACACTGGTTGATGACTATGAATATGAC GAAATGCATAAATGCGATACTGTAATGGCTTACATACTTGTCAGTACATTCCTCTTTCTATCAGCTTTACTGTGCATCAATCTGCTTATTGCGTTGCTATCGGACACGTTCCAAAG AGTTTATGACAACGCCAACTCCAACGCTGCAATGCAACAGGCCTCTATCATCCTAGGAATAGAAGAGGGCCTCAGCAAAAAGCAACTGCGGAAATTCCGTCGCCACATCCACGAAAAGGCTGGTCCCGAAGTCCTCTACTATGATGATGACCAGACAGTGGAAGGGGAATCAGACTTGAAGAAAGTTACATTCCAAATTAAG GATTCCCTGGATGATCTCGCTGAGCATCTCCACGATAACCAGAGTCATCTTCAAGATTCTGAGGCAGTGAATGTCAGGACCTTACAGGAGGAGCTGACAAGGTTAGGAGAGAGGCAGCAGAGGTCAAATCGTAATGTTCAGAAGCAGCTCAAGACAATGAACGAAATCTTGCAAGCTCTATTGATTGCGCAATCAGCATCACAAG GAGCCCCTGGGCCCATCAACCCAGGAGGAGGAGTAACCCCACGACCTCCCATCTACATCACCCAGCCCAGCTTACCCACCGGTACACTCGGAGACTTGGACGAGAATGAGTATGAGTTATCCAGAATGCCAAGATATGTCGGGAGACATCGTCCTGTTCTGAGTCCATTAATACAACGATCAAGAAGTAGTACTCAAAG CTCAGTGGATAACAGTCTTGCCACACAGAGAACGTTTCTCGAGACCGATGGCTCTCAACCTGTCACACAAGTTGATAACTTCGCAATGGAAGCAGTCAATAAGGAAAG ACTAAAAGTTTTCCGCGAGGAGAGAAAGAAGAAACTTAAGCAGCGGAAACAGCAAGAGGACTACCTGCAACAGCAACAGGCAGAGGTCATGATCCCAATGTCAGAGGTCAAAGAAGGTCAAGACGATCATGAAATTAAAGCGCCAAGTGAACTGAGTCGGCAGATGACTAGAGAAGAAGACGAGTTGTTGGACTTGGTCAAGTTTAGGACCATTGATAAG GACATTGAGAAGCAGCAAGAGATGTCAGATGACAATGACACTAAAGCTTAG